The genomic DNA TTGGATTGCTTACTTTCTCCCCCCACTCTTTTCTGCAGATTAAGAGGAAACTACCTAAAGTTAACCGTGTTCTAGCAGCTCGCATTCTTGAAGATGAAGAAgctgaaaatgaaactaaagaTGCTGATGGTGAtgatattaagaaaaaatcaaagaaaaagaaagctcTTAGTAGTGATGTTTTCAAGGATGAGCGATTTACTGCaatgtttgaaaataaggtAATTATCAATTTGATCATTTTGGAAGTTCTTACTAATTGTTTATACTGGAAGCTTGcccattttcaatatttctacTTGTGAGAAATCATTTGACACTAACATCAATGCTTATCGTGCTCATACTCAATATTGAAATTGATGCTTTCTGATGAACAATTACTCTGGCTATGCATTTTGAGAATTTGCCATCTAGATTGCtaagttgaaaaaattattaatattatagtCTGGATGGTGTCTTATGATAGTCCACCATGCTTGTGTTTGCAAAAATAAAGACTTATGGCCTTATCAGGTAGTACAAGGTGTTTATAGTTGgtttatttccaaatttatacaGTGCATCATATAATGTCTCTGATTTTCGTGTGCAGGACTTCGAAGTTGATGAACTCTCACAAGAGTATATGTCTTTACATCCTATGCCTTCTAAGAAGCAACCATCATTGGTGGAGGAACATTTTCAGCCTGTTATGGAGGATATAGATGAGACTTCAAGTGATTCTGATGCTTCAGAGGAACCTCAGTCTTCTGAAGGCAAGATCCTAAATGAAAGCagtaaagttaaaaaaagatCTCGAGTTCCAAGGTGAGATCTTTGTGACCTATATTTACTATGTGGAGTTTATGGAGCATTTATGAGGAGATAAATGAATCTTAAAAATAAGGGGAATTTTCtgttaaaaattgttttaatgaCCACCAATCCTTATAGGGTAAAAAATTCACAGTATAATCTTTTCTAGAACCATGGctaaacttttatttatatctttttggTTTAGCAGCAATAAATTAAGGTGAgatgataataaattaatattttgttctaactatttatttaatcaaacacttgttttctcattttggttttttttagattttgaagGGTTGTGGTTGGATCTTCAAGGTGATCATGTGaagcaaaattttattgtttttctcactaatatttctttttgtatCACAACCTGCAGATTGTATGAAGTAAAGGATGAGCGACATGCAGAAGCATTTTGGAACCGTGTATCCCTTGCAAAGGAGGATGCTCTTCCTTTAGGAGAGCGAGTGGCAGCCCTTCAAGATGAACATCAGGATTCTCGTATCCCAAATGATGTTAAGTTGGGGCCTGGAGGATCACGAGAAATTTCCTTCATCACTAGGAGCTCAGCcaaatatgaagaagatgaggaaaTACCACATCAAAAAAGAAGGGGAATCCATTCACTAGGGCTTAAGCCTGATAGATCAGGATTTCAAGGCCGTGGGAGAGGAAGAGGGAGAGGCAGAGGAAGAGGAAGGAGTGGGGGGAGAGGCAGAGGAAGAGGTCGGTGGTGAAGTGAACATGTCTTGCACTCAAATTTTGATTGGTTACAAAGTCTTCTTTTTCTCCTGCTCATAGATTTACCTGTTTATTGGTGATTCCACtgataataatatttaaggTTGAGCAGGGCCAATGGCACTGGCGATGTGTAATGCTAGGTTTTGCTGAGCTGGGGATTTTATAAATGTATTACTGGCGGAGTGTGAGTGAGAGAACAGCGATGGGTTGTTGGGATTAAATGAATTACTTTAACATGCTCGTATGAGTTTTTGTAATGTTTAGATAAcagttttttcactttttcctaTTGCAAGTCACtactttttaagttaagaaaattGAATGATTTTGGAACTCGCCAGGCTTCTAGCTAGCTGATGAGCACATCCAAATCATTTTTAGTGGTCTATTGCTGAACAGATGATAAAATGAGGAGAGCAGGTGAATGCAGCTCATTAACTGAAAGCTCTGTTGGTATGATGGGAATCTGATTAGAAAATTCAGAGCTATTTGAAAGCTGCTATTGTTAACAATTTTGTAATTTACAATAACATGTTTAATAAACTCTCatgttataaaaaacaattccattttaattttgttcaaaaagtggttatttttaagaaaaaattaaggttttttttttccgtaaaatacttaaaacaaaaattttaaatatagaaaattctTTTAGAACTTtcacattatatataaatatataatactttacaaaaaataaaaaataaaatctaatttttatatttaagttttgaaataaaattcccTCTTCTATCATCGATATCAATGCCATCGAAATAAAACCTTTCTAGGCCTTTTTGGGCCCACATGAAGCACACCCACATagataagaaaatgatagaCTACTTGTATTATCTATTGCAACCtgcaaaatttttgttttatgataaATATTTGTACATAAAATCTTGGGGAACctgattatttttcattgtgcCTTGGAAGCAGCAAGCTGCTTCTTGAGGTTGAGGACCTCGATGCCATATGAAGCCAACCGGTCCTTTAGCTTGGTTGAAGCCTCCTCATATTTCTTGTTCATAAAATCCAACTCGTCTGCTGCCTCCTTGTACCTAATTCGGAACGCATCTAATTTTGCTTGTGTCCACCGAAGCCTCATCCTAAGCTTTGCCTTCTCTATGCTATTTTTTATCTCATCCTGTTCATATACCAAAGTgtataagaaaaatcaaatcacaCCTCCTTTATTCCTGTTAAAAGGATAATACAATGGTGGAAACCGCACTACATATATTCCTAATAATTCAATTTGTTTGCATGTTTAGTTGAAGGCACCACTTATGGTGAGTGAGTCCTGTTCAGTCAGAATGCTCGAGAACCCAGGGCCTTGGGTCATAGATTAAGCTCTTCCCCACTGAAAAAAATTGCTTTCATCCAAGATGTTGAAGATGGCAATTAGTCAAAGACTCAGAGAGAGGAGAAAGCCCAACACTTGGGGAGGAAGTTAACATATGactttacatatattttaacgTCCATGAAAAGCATGACTAAATAATGGGCTGGAATATCAAACCTCAAAGAAAATTTAGTCAACATATATTATTTACATTGTCCTACTTGAGAAATGTATTTTTGAGAGGAggtttcaagatgagtttttttttttttttttttaaataaaaaagcataCATATAACCTGGCAACGAAGTATATGGTATAGAATACAGCTACAGTTTTAGAGGTAGTACTGcaatataaaataacaatagAGGCAAATGGGATTATTATGATAGTCTGGAATAATAATTCTTCAATATAAGCTCACACAGAAGGGGAAACTTGATTGTGTCATAAAGATCTCCTTGAATAATTCTCATGCTCAAAgcttttaaatttcaaatccatTTAGATTTTGAGTGCAGGGATCTTATAAAAGCAAAAAGTTCACAAGAATGCATCACCTATTCTACTAATAACTTAATAACACATGCAAGACCATATCTGTGTTTGAAACACTTACATTACGCATCTTGAGTTCCTTGCTGGAAAGCTCTCTAGCAAGTTCCTCCACTTCAACTTTTGCCTTGGATAACTGTCATGAAGAACTCATGAGATATCAAACTGTAGTGGGGAAAATTCAGTTTCCAAATGTGTAAAAGTAAATATCTAATGGACCCACCCTGTCATCATAACTTTTCTTAACAAATTCCACTTACCACATGGTTTTTCTGCTCTTCAATCTGCGTCATCATTTTATCCCTTTCCTTTGTAATTGTTAAGAGTTGGTCTTTAAGATCCTGCCAAGGGAGAGTATGTGGTCAATCAACATAGCAATGCTACTGGCCCCAGAACcaatacttcttaaaatttgttttccctTCTCCCCCCTTAAATAACTTTCCTCGCGTACTACAAAGGATGAGGACAAAACCTGTAAGTTATTTGACAGTTCTGAACCCATATTCAACTCCTTTGTTCgaatttcaaattcttctctttcttttttgagaAAATCCAGCTCCAACTGAAGCCTATCAAGTTCTTCACAAGCATGATGATGTTCTGAAGAGAGTGTCTCAAGTTTTGACTTCAAAATCTGAAAGAAAAGCAGCTTGTTATGAACACAAAGCTAGTTTTAATCATACTCTGTATAGCAACAAAGAAATTATAACTAAGATTGGGCAAAAGAACTTACTTCTTGAGATCTTTTACTCTCCGCATCAGCTATCTTCAGGTCATTTCTTAGTCTATCAATCTCAAAAGACTTCTCCGTACTGCAGTAGAATTGAAATGGAAGTATAATTTTCTGATATTTTGAAAGATAATTATATCATTGTTGGAAGTTCCACCAATAAAGAAGATATAGCTGAATGCGCAATGGTCCCAAATAGATGTCAATCAAAGACATATCCCTAAAATTCCTCTGCAACAGTGCACTGATTTTCTTTGAGGAAAACTATATAATTCACCCTCGTAAATACTGATAGACCAAGAAAAGGTATTAAAtgtctaaaataaacataaacaaTAGACACAATCTATGTATGTATCAGAAATGATTTTCGTCTGTTGAATGGGAGATTTTGACAGTTCACTTGCCAAATCCATTTCAATTTCATATCTGGAATGCCATCTTTTATCATCTTCCAACATGTTTATATGTTGACAGATGACAACACTGTCCAAACGTAATTATCAGTAAAACTAGCATTGCTAAAATTATCTTGAACCAAGAAATTTAAAGATTAGGTTGCCTAAATTCAAGTTATCCAAGACTCCAACTGGATTGGTTAGGTCAATTAACTTAGTGAGTTCCAGTCATATCAAAGGATGACTATAGTCAGTGATATTTATATTTCACTTTACACCATTTTTTCACatctaatttcaaaattgcACTTACTTAAATCGATAGATGTCTGAGATAATATAAATCTAGAGTTCTGtacataatatataaagacCCAGTATATATCAAAACCTCACATGGCAGTATCATTCTCACCTGCTTGTTTGTTGACCTTTTAACAGTATAATCTCTTCACTGTATGATTAATTGGATTGGGTTCTTAACCATCCGTAAAAATGGATATCCAAGCTTTAAGAAATACAAATGAGAAGTAATGATCcatgcctatcaaaaaaagaggatagagagagagagagagagagagagagagataagtACTGATCCTAATTTCCCAAATAAATTAGTGATCTCAATCAAGTGATAGATTTTCTCTGCAAGAAAAGGAAATTCATAGTCCTAAAAAGAAAGGCCTTTATTTACTTTTCACTCCTGGGGAACATATTACAGCAGGCAGGACCACTATAACCATTAGAAAAGTTGCATCCTAGCCACAGCAATCAAAGCCAATTTACAACATTGCCAACAGAAAGATATGGTGAGACAAACCTGCACTTTCTCTCCCATTCTGCATTTTCCTCGGAACAAATCAATCTTTCTTTGAGAACCTTGCATTCTTCTCTGCAAGACTCCAACTCATTTCTCACCTTACATTTTGAAATATTCATCATCAGATCATGTAGATATTAgtatgaaaataagaaacaGATATTTGATGTCAAACAGTCTAGAATATTTCTTTATTGAAGAACTAGAAATAATCAAGACATTTATGTTGACAAATCGGTAAAATAGACACCTTGCATGAGGATAAGACAAACCCAAACAAgttaaacaaagtaaaataaaataattgatgtGTTCTTGAATAGAGGAGAATTTGTATTAGAAGGCCATGTAATGTCGTTATTCATGCGACAGATAGGCGCACTCTGTCTATTGATATTCCTGTAATCTAAATGAAGGAGAATCTGGAATTTGTCCTCTCCTCaacaaagattttttttgttgtgactAACAAATAGTACTGATTTCTGATCAGAAAGATTCTTCAGTGATAATTGTTAAGAACAGGAGATGATATTATCACTAGTTCAAACCGATTCTACAAGATAAAGCTCACATTGAAGATGTaccttgttttccttttttactgTGCATTTGAACTAGAAGCTAATAGAATGGACCGAAAGAACAATTTCTTACTTTTCGATgtatgttttctattatttgttAACAATTATTTGCTTAAACATTATCCTCCAAAAAACACACTGCATGCTGCCAAAACATACTGAGACAGAATCAGCAAagaatgactttttttttttttttcataaatcagCAAAGCATGACTTATGAGTTGAAACAACAGAATGGCTTCATGTAGAACCATAAACTCATAAAGGGATGGAAATAACAACCTTCAAGGACAAGTAGATAAAATTCTCAGACAAAGAAACAGAGAGACAATTTACAAGATACGATTTATCTGCATCCATCATATCAGTTCCAAATATTGaacctaaaataaaaaactttgtttcaaaatgttttgataCATGGGATGAATTTTTCAATTTGTTGTTTTGTTACTGAATTGATTGccaagtttaaatttaaatgttaccTCTAATAGTCCCTTAGATAAGGACATGGTTTCAGCATTGTACAACTTTGCTCTCTCTTCTATAGCTTCCACAGATGCTTTCTCCTTAGCAAACCATATTGCCTTTTCCTCCTCCATTTCCAAAAGGGCATTAGTAAGTTGCTGCCGAGTGAGAAATGGGGTCCAAAAGTCAACAATGAATGAATGAGACaaaatggagataaaaaattCTGGACAGCTCAATCCAATATCAGTTACCATTGCCaactcttccttttcttctacCAACATATTGACCatgctttctattttttcatatttggaacTAGATTCTTCCAAACTTGATCTCTAGAATGAGAAAAAGATGGTGTTAGATTAGAGGAGTTGAAAAAAGAAGCAGATTAACAATTTCATGCTCGTGgctaaatttaatttgattctaaGAAACTGAGAAAATCACAGAAAATCTTACAAGGCTTAACGCCTCTTCCTGAAACATTTTCAGGTCAGAGTTTGATATGTTCAACTTATCAGACAGGGCTTCCAGTTCTGCAGTCAAAGTTTCATTTCTAAATACAGCCTCTTCCTTGTCCCTATATGCAGCTGCTAATTCCTCTTCCAAGGAAGCAATTGTTGTCTCCATCTCAAACGCGAAAACTTCAAGCTTCTTATAATCCTCCTTAAAAGAACAAGCCACATATTCAGAAAATATCAGTTTTCCCGCAGTTAAGGGATAAGACAGCAAAAATGCACACCAAGGAAAGTAAACTCTTCCCAGGTAAGGAAGCTCTTTGAAATTTCAGAAAGCAATTACTAGTTGACTTTGTTCTAGAATTCATCTACATGCAAAGACAAGGTGAAAACATAGTGTCATAGCCAGACATGTGGACCGATCAAGGATAACATGCATAAGCAGCAATAACTCACTAACTGTAAATGTAAGATCCTATGATATGCCAAAACATTTAAAAGTTATCTTTAGATAGACTATTTTGCTTATTCTATATTCAGACATGTTTGCACCACCTTAAGCGTTGTACTAAATATTAACTTAACAATCTATGGAAATGTAATGtcaaacaaattgaaatatgtACTCACTGAACTATCACAATGATGAAGATAGTAGTCAGAAGATTCACAAAGTCCACATGAACTACACTCACGACTGCTTAGTCCCACCATAAAAGGGACTACCATCTTGTGGGTTATAATTTCACATCCAGGAGTATTTTGGTCATTTTTCTGACTTGGCGTGTTATTCAccatattcaaaattaataagggTTTGTTTTGTGGTTATTAATTCTAATTGCAGTTTCAGTTTTTACCTAACTAGTTAGTTAAAAGTCATTTCATTGatatattagaattttaaaattttgattaagaaTATGATTCTTTTGGGAAAGTACATATTCTTTTTAAAGCAAGGCTTAAGAAATTCCCAATTTCATTATATAGACCTAAGCGTGAAATTTGGTTAGAGTGTGGGAAGTTCTGTTTGGTAGAAGTTGCTTATCTCGAGGGTGTCATTTTTTTGAGTTAAGATGGATTAGTAACTATCTGTAATAGTAGAAACTCTTCTACAATTCAATGAATAAGAACTATGCAGATTTAGCACTTTTTAATTTTGAGATCCATTGATTTCCAAGTGATACTCTTAGAAGACCTTGGAAGACtcctaaggtttttctctactgctttcttcatctttattttactttctttaatGCTTTGCACACTGTTCTTTGGAAAACCTACCCTTCCCTCAACCCTACAAGAATCATAAACGCAAACTCTATTTTTACCACCACTATCCTAACACTAAAATCCCTGAACTCATAACCGTCCAGAAACTCCAGAAAGCCTTTCCTTCCTGTTCCACCCACAAGACAGCTTAAACCATAGTCAATCTATAATTTCCACCTTTGACTCCTAAAGCTCTAAACAACCATTATTTTATTGCAGGCAACTACTTTTTTGGGATTGTCCCACAGTAAACCACCATAACATTGCTCttcaaacacaaaaaatttGATTGCTAATACTGCAAATCCTAAAATAATCATAAGAATAGATTCATACATGGTAAGAAATTTCAACATAAGAAGCACTGATCAGCAAACTCATGCTAAGAGACTAAtgtctcaaaataaaatgaaagtcaaataaatatatcataattcaaaaaaaaaattgaaaataatctaTTTCCTTGTGTCTCAACATGATACTTAGCAAGTTgtcaaatatttatatcatagttaaaaaaaaatgaaaataatatatttcctTGTGTCTCAACACAATACTTATCAAGTTAAAAATGCCCCATATGAGAATACTTCAGATCAGATGACAAATCCTCAAGTCCCTCATCCAGTCAATTTGCATTTCATACAGACCAAGATGAccaatattttttgaatttcaagcaTTAaacttcaacaaaaaatttgtgTTGGGTTCAAAATGATGTATAAATTATGAAGTTCTATCATAAGAAACTGAAATTCCAGaagttttattttaaggaaCTACAATTCCAAAAccatttggatacacttcttgttttctgttttttatttttattttttaaaaaatagtaataacttttatataagatataagaactcttttgtaatatatatatatatatatgtatatatatatcatataacgATCAtgattacataaaataaaaaagaaatccaggtaaaatagtttttacagcaagtaaataataatgatttgatAACAaagtagaataaaataaaattttatgatcaATTCACACATCCAACAGACAAGACATgttataaatgaaaatgttagctacaaataatatttttaaaaagggcaCCCTCATATGCCCAATTTGCTTGCTCTGAGTTCTCCCTCCAATCATTAGAGACTTAGAGCAAAATATGAACTGAACTTTAACAACCTTTTATGAaaattcatcaatttaaaacatagaaaacatcaAATTCAATCCCCATCATCATCACCTGCATTGTCTGCTCAAAGGGAACAGCATGACTCTTGGCCCTTTTTGGATCAAACATCTTTGAACTCCTGTCAACAACAGAATCACGCCTTCTACAAGCAAGTGAGTCACGTTTGCTGATATCACGTTCAAGAAGAGTTTTCTGTCCATGTAACTGCTTTATCTCTCTTTCAGCATATGCTTTCTCACCCTGTAGATTGCAGACATGGTTGATGCATCACCAGTAAATAAGTCAAATCCCACACTAGAAAATCAAGGCATAGCAGAAACCTCAAGTTTGGTTTTCTCCTGGATAGCATTCTTAAGCTTGAATTCAGTCTCTTTcaactttgtttttgttttctcaaggtcttttctcaaattttctttttccctggCCAAGGAACAAGATGACAAACATGATATTTCCTTTTCAAGAGTTTGGATATGAGAAAGAAATTCAGATTTTTCCAGATCCTGTTGTTCAGAAAGAGCCTGCAAATAAAAAGAACATTTAGAGAATGGCATACACCATATACAGAGGTCAGAATGCATACAGTAGCTTACAGTCAAAGTTTTTTCAGAATTTAGAGCATCTAGCTTGAGGTCCTCTATCTGTGTATGGAGATCAGCGGATTGATTGCACAAGAGAAGCTACGTTCAACAATTAGTGCACAAGAAACTTTTTCAGAAATGGTTAGATGGTGGACAGAATCTCACATATTCAAAGATAGACATGACCCACCTTCTGATTTTCCAGTTCGGCAACTTTATGCCTCATGCTAAACTCCAACTTCTCGTGATTACCAATAATTGATTTTAGTTGCACAGAGTTCTGACATATTGAAGATTTAAATTCCTGCATTTcaaaacagaaaattaaaaactaagaatAGTCATACACAAATATggctgtttaaaaaaaatagtggcaGAACAAAGCAAAAAGAGAAGGTTCAAAAGATCCACAAAACTAGCTGTAAATAAGACTAGTTCAAAGATGAGTACTCACAAGGAACTGGCTCAATATCACAGATAAAGTTTGGAAAAGTTCATCCACAACTGAAGCTACACTATCAACAAGATTTCTTGAGCTCTGAACTTCCAACATTATTTCTTGGGCTTCCATTAAAAGATCAATCATGGACTCGAAATTCTCCTCCTACAGAACACCTTAAAGCATCAGTTTCATAGGCATGGACAGAAGACATCTTATATAACAATGTTACATGGTCATCACTAAATTgtaaattgaaaaagtaatgCAACTACTGACAACAATATGGGCTTAGCAAGTGTCATCACAGAAacttttgaaaggaaaaaagaacaagaaaacaaaaagaaaataaaaaatagaagatacATCAATTGCTCTGACAGATTCTTTGGAAGCAAGTCGTTCACGAGCCACTCTAGCCTCCTCCCGAGCATTGAGAAGCTCTTCAGATAGCTaagaaaataatacaaaacataCTTGATTCAATAGCGATAATGGAAGCTTAAAACAACTGAAGGAAAAAAGGCAGTGACAGCTTAAAACAGCAGAGAAGATTATGAGTTTGACCTAAAAATAGAATAACTTATAAAACAGATTTCCATTGAAACACAAAACCAGAGAGATTGAAGTTTTGAATTAACGTGAAATAAAATAGCAGtgcaaatttaaatttgttattggagagatttaaatttgttaatccATGGCCCACTTGGATCCCAACAAGGTCACAATAGAAGATTCCATGTGACTTAGTAATGCATGCCCAAAAAAGTAATTGCCGTTATACATGGCAGTTCAGCTTCCCTTATGCCTAACCAAACTTCATCTGGTTGCCAGTTACCACTCAAAAACAATTAAAGCAACCCGTGAACTGATAGCATGTTCATAGGCTTAGATAGAGAGGCAAAGTCATGCATAAATGACCCAAACTATAATTACCTCTTCATACTTCTCCCTGGCACATATGTTCTGCTCCGTTGCCAAACCAACAATAGTATCCATATTTCTCTGGCTTGAAGACTTCTCCATCTCTAACAGCTCAATCTGcaaaagggaaaataaacaacaataaaAGAGAAGCACAAACCAGATAatgatcaacaaaaaaatttaaagaaataaataaataacttaagaagaaaaaaaacaagtgcATGTACATACACACAtgaagagaaggaaaagaatgGAAACAAAGGAAACAACCTGTTCCTGAAGTTGCTTGATCACAACAATAGCTTCCGACTCCCTTAAACTTAGGTTTTTGTCAGTAGTAATTGTACCTGTACTGAGATTATATGTAGAGTGGTCATCATATTTCACATCTAGAAATAAATCAGCCTCAGCCAGTTTTCTTGTTAAGAAATCAAATTGTATCTCATTGATGGTCCGCTGcaaataaaagatgaataaGTTAAAGAGACCAAAGTGCATTAATGTCTTACAGAAACAGAAGAACATGAGAAAAACAACCTgagtttcaaattttaaaagcaaatcCTCATATTCTGCTTGAATTTCCGCTACTTCATTGTTCTCCTGCAAGATAAACAAATGAGGGTGCCTGGTTgctttaaaacatttttgtgCATCCTTGAAGGATTGCTCATCCTTCTTGCATTTATCTTTTAAGATAAATGAAGTTGtttgtttcaaaaaacaaaaaaaggttgTATTACAAACCACTGGTAAGCTTTTTTTCCTGAGTGGCACTTTTTTCCTGTTTGTTACATGCAACAAAGCTCGTGGATCTGGAAGGGTACAATCTTCCAAGGCATTTTTATGACAATCTTCCTCTTGCTTGCAGGACTCATCTACACCAACTTCAATTGTATTCACTAGTTCTTCAAAAGGAACAAGCGACCCCACATCACGGTCAGGTCTCATGGATTTTACAGTAGAAGCCCTTGAATGGACTTTGGAAGCCTGAAGCACCAAGATAGAATATAATTCATATTCTAGGggatattaaattataaaaaattcagaGTTCTAACACAATACATTTGTTTAGTGgggaaattaagaaaataaattagacaAGACACCTCCACAAAAGGAGTAGACAAGGAATATATATAATGCACCacagaaaagaaatagaagaaacaCAATATGTAAGCCAGTAGAGCCTGTCGGGCAGCAATTTCACGACTCTGGGTAGCTTAAGTCTTTGCTTGAGTTAATTTAGTTGAGTCTTGACTTAAGTTAGGCCATGACACAATTTGAATCTTCGCTCAACTTGGACTTTGGCATGATTTGAGTCTTGGTTTGACTTGGACCTTGGCATGACTTGAGCCTTGATGTGGCTTGGGCTTTGGCGTGATTTTAGCTTTGGCTTGACTTGAGCCCTAGCTTGACTTGAACAGCATAGAAGGGCTTGAGCAACTTGATCTCAGATCAAAAAATCTTTTGTAAATTTTGATCTTAAAGCTTGAAACTCGAGGCTTTGAAAATCTTGACAACTCAAAGACACCCGGAAGAAATTGAAGATTTGTTGAAGTCTCCTTTAAAGATTTAAAGAGGTTTAAATCTCCATTGAAaagctttcttttttattttttttttataggcaaagagAACATATGTAAAAACGCCTAAGGGGAGGCATAGCAAGGTACACTCAAAGTATACAAAAAACCCTAGTATAAGTGAAAAggttaagaaataaaacctctCTCCTCATTTTAAactcaaccaatctacaaaatttaGATAGACATTGTGTGATCCTCTATATACACCATAGCATAATCCACTAAATTATACATAAAATCGGATTTGATTGATTGGTTGGACTGCTCAACATCATTAAAAGCCTTTTTGTTCCTTTCCTTTCAAAGAGTCCACAACAAGCATAAAGGAGCAACCTTCCacacttttttttgttttctccacGAAAGAGTCATGCCAACCCAACAAGTTCTTCCTAACTGAAGAATACATCACCCACTTCActctaaaaagggaaaaaattagGTGTCACACCATTCTTGGTTTGGAATAATGCAAAAACAAGTCATCTGTCATTTTCTCTTCACTTTTGCACAAGTAACACCTATTTGGGAGAGTccaacccctccttttgagCTAATCAAAAGTTAGAACTCTAACTAAAGACACTTCTATGGCAAAGAAACTAATGTTCACTAGTGCCCAAGTGTTTCACACTATACTAGCCAAGAAAGACTCTTTATATCCcctagaagaaaaaataaagagatttaaCTGAAAAATTGTTGCTCTTAGATCCATCCCAACTTAATTTGTTCTTCACTTCCCTTTTAATTGATAACGATTGTAATTTCCGTAAGAAAATCACCACTTCATCAGGCT from Vitis riparia cultivar Riparia Gloire de Montpellier isolate 1030 chromosome 8, EGFV_Vit.rip_1.0, whole genome shotgun sequence includes the following:
- the LOC117921060 gene encoding kinesin-like protein KIN-7O, translating into MERINVTVRARPLSPEDAKTSPWRISGNSIAFSNHSSKFDFDRIFGEDCKTAEVYQTCTKDIVVAAVRGFNGTVFAYGQTNSGKTHTMRGSATEPGVIPLAVHDLFDIIQEDMSREFLLRMSYMEIYNEEINDLLAPEHRKLQIHESLERGIFVAGLREEIVVSPKQILDLMEFGESHRHIGETNMNLYSSRSHTIFRMIIESRDKTVDEDIGGSCDAVRVSVLNLVDLAGSERAAKTGAEGVRLKEGSHINKSLMALGTVIKKLSEGAESQGSHVPYRDSKITRILQPALGGNSNTAIICNITLAQIHADETKSSLQFASRALRVTNCAHVNEILTDAALLKRQKKEIEELRAKLQGSHSEHFEEEILNLRNTLLKTELERERIALELEEEKKAQVERERRLQEQAKKIENLSSMVLYSNRDENHDHYKKQKNRRDTWCPGNLSQKTFKEASKVHSRASTVKSMRPDRDVGSLVPFEELVNTIEVGVDESCKQEEDCHKNALEDCTLPDPRALLHVTNRKKVPLRKKSLPVENNEVAEIQAEYEDLLLKFETQRTINEIQFDFLTRKLAEADLFLDVKYDDHSTYNLSTGTITTDKNLSLRESEAIVVIKQLQEQIELLEMEKSSSQRNMDTIVGLATEQNICAREKYEELSEELLNAREEARVARERLASKESVRAIDEENFESMIDLLMEAQEIMLEVQSSRNLVDSVASVVDELFQTLSVILSQFLEFKSSICQNSVQLKSIIGNHEKLEFSMRHKVAELENQKLLLCNQSADLHTQIEDLKLDALNSEKTLTALSEQQDLEKSEFLSHIQTLEKEISCLSSCSLAREKENLRKDLEKTKTKLKETEFKLKNAIQEKTKLEGEKAYAEREIKQLHGQKTLLERDISKRDSLACRRRDSVVDRSSKMFDPKRAKSHAVPFEQTMQEDYKKLEVFAFEMETTIASLEEELAAAYRDKEEAVFRNETLTAELEALSDKLNISNSDLKMFQEEALSLRSSLEESSSKYEKIESMVNMLVEEKEELAMQLTNALLEMEEEKAIWFAKEKASVEAIEERAKLYNAETMSLSKGLLEVRNELESCREECKVLKERLICSEENAEWERKCSTEKSFEIDRLRNDLKIADAESKRSQEILKSKLETLSSEHHHACEELDRLQLELDFLKKEREEFEIRTKELNMGSELSNNLQDLKDQLLTITKERDKMMTQIEEQKNHVLSKAKVEVEELARELSSKELKMRNDEIKNSIEKAKLRMRLRWTQAKLDAFRIRYKEAADELDFMNKKYEEASTKLKDRLASYGIEVLNLKKQLAASKAQ